A single genomic interval of Terriglobia bacterium harbors:
- a CDS encoding peroxiredoxin family protein, which translates to MADYRDRTDAFLRAGYRVAALSVDEPQRTEHLRRTLSVSFPIWCDVERQVVRDWDLFNPREKGGIAVPATFVLDGERRVRLSSIEDVRHRAGADEVLACVRTQATQAAKRTLRPAMLRALRNMFRYGLVSPRK; encoded by the coding sequence TTGGCGGATTATCGCGACCGTACGGACGCCTTTTTGCGGGCGGGATATCGCGTCGCCGCTTTGTCGGTGGATGAGCCGCAGCGCACCGAGCATCTGCGGCGGACGTTGAGCGTGTCCTTCCCAATTTGGTGCGACGTCGAGCGGCAGGTGGTGCGCGACTGGGATTTGTTCAATCCTCGCGAGAAGGGCGGCATCGCCGTGCCGGCCACGTTCGTGCTCGACGGCGAGCGGCGCGTGCGCCTCTCCTCCATCGAGGACGTGCGACATCGCGCCGGCGCCGACGAGGTGCTGGCGTGCGTGCGCACCCAGGCGACGCAGGCGGCCAAGCGAACGCTGCGCCCCGCCATGTTGCGCGCGCTGCGCAACATGTTCCGCTACGGCCTCGTCTCGCCGCGAAAATGA
- a CDS encoding multicopper oxidase domain-containing protein yields MVRLVCRAVLVCLSALASVAAQSAPVAIVANQNRIPAGKLESGVLNVQLEIVQGAWHAEAEDGPRLNLQAFGEAGHPAQIPGPLLRVPQGTKIHVTVANKVKTKATVHGLNTRPGDDKDALEVPPGETRERTFLAGDPGTYFYWARTTAPPNVPPLGVLRQPVFEDAHLNGAFIVDPPGVVAADRVFVINAMFVKPDVTHDNFEVVSINGKSFPFTEPLEYTAGDTIRWRVINPSFAVHPMHLHGAFFKLLSLGDSEKDAQFAPGDRQSVVTEAMRPGSTMMMEWSPENAGRWLFHCHFQFHMSSDERLPVFTRVIPSQYGPEEPAVAGHQHHGAGAMEAMHDMAGLVLTINVKPAAGTPPAATAGKPARKIDLIIEPNVEAAGKEPKFSCSVREKNKVLVSEDRAVGPPIVVTRGEPTEITVLNHLKAPTTIHWHGLVLESYYDGVVGGGVGDQVTPAVPPGGSFVARFTPTRAGTFIYHTHAADPNQLSGGIYGALIVLEPGKPFDAEHDKLLVIGTRDTFFFAKRITINGMEKPQPMTLATGATYRLRLINMAPNLIANFRLGSKDKPATWRALAKDGADVPPRLARSGDAVLNITSGETYDFSFRADSPGEIPLEIENPLSQAKLLSAIVVH; encoded by the coding sequence ATGGTTCGTCTTGTCTGTCGCGCGGTCTTGGTGTGCCTGTCCGCGCTGGCCTCAGTCGCAGCACAATCCGCACCGGTTGCGATTGTTGCCAACCAGAACCGCATTCCCGCCGGCAAGCTGGAATCCGGCGTCCTCAATGTGCAACTCGAGATCGTGCAAGGCGCCTGGCACGCCGAGGCCGAGGACGGACCGCGGTTGAACTTGCAGGCGTTTGGCGAAGCCGGCCACCCGGCGCAGATACCCGGCCCGCTGCTGCGCGTGCCGCAGGGCACCAAGATTCATGTGACCGTGGCCAATAAAGTGAAAACGAAGGCCACCGTTCATGGCCTGAACACCCGTCCCGGCGATGACAAGGACGCGCTCGAAGTTCCGCCCGGCGAAACCCGCGAGCGTACCTTCCTCGCGGGCGATCCCGGAACGTACTTTTACTGGGCGCGCACCACGGCGCCTCCGAACGTTCCGCCCCTGGGGGTGCTTCGGCAACCAGTTTTCGAGGATGCCCACCTGAACGGCGCCTTCATCGTGGATCCGCCGGGCGTGGTCGCCGCCGACCGCGTGTTCGTGATCAATGCGATGTTCGTCAAGCCCGATGTCACCCACGACAACTTCGAAGTCGTCAGTATCAATGGCAAGTCGTTTCCGTTTACCGAGCCGCTGGAATATACCGCCGGCGACACCATCCGCTGGCGCGTGATCAATCCCAGTTTTGCCGTACATCCCATGCACCTGCATGGCGCGTTTTTCAAGCTGCTCAGCCTCGGCGACTCGGAGAAGGACGCCCAATTCGCACCCGGCGACCGCCAGTCAGTGGTCACCGAAGCCATGCGGCCGGGCAGCACGATGATGATGGAGTGGTCGCCGGAGAACGCCGGACGTTGGCTTTTTCATTGTCATTTTCAGTTTCACATGTCGAGCGACGAACGCCTCCCGGTTTTCACGCGCGTCATACCCAGCCAGTACGGCCCCGAAGAGCCGGCCGTTGCCGGCCACCAGCACCACGGCGCCGGCGCCATGGAAGCGATGCATGACATGGCCGGCCTGGTGCTCACGATCAACGTGAAACCCGCGGCGGGCACGCCGCCCGCGGCCACTGCCGGCAAACCGGCGCGCAAGATCGATCTCATCATCGAGCCCAACGTCGAAGCCGCCGGGAAGGAACCGAAGTTCTCCTGCTCGGTGCGCGAGAAGAACAAGGTGCTGGTGTCGGAGGACCGCGCCGTCGGGCCGCCGATTGTGGTCACGCGCGGCGAACCCACCGAGATCACCGTTCTCAATCATCTCAAGGCGCCGACCACCATTCATTGGCACGGCCTGGTGCTGGAGAGCTACTACGACGGTGTGGTCGGCGGTGGCGTGGGAGACCAGGTCACGCCGGCGGTTCCGCCCGGCGGCAGCTTTGTCGCCCGCTTCACGCCCACTCGCGCCGGCACTTTTATCTATCACACGCACGCGGCCGATCCGAACCAGCTCAGCGGCGGCATCTACGGCGCGCTCATCGTGCTGGAACCCGGGAAACCGTTTGACGCCGAACACGACAAGCTGCTGGTCATCGGCACGCGGGATACGTTCTTCTTTGCCAAGCGCATCACCATCAACGGCATGGAGAAGCCCCAGCCGATGACGCTCGCCACGGGCGCAACCTACCGGCTGCGCCTGATCAACATGGCGCCGAATCTGATCGCGAACTTCCGCCTCGGCAGCAAGGACAAACCCGCGACCTGGCGCGCTCTGGCGAAAGACGGCGCCGATGTGCCTCCGCGCCTGGCGCGCTCCGGCGATGCGGTCCTGAACATCACATCGGGTGAAACGTACGATTTTTCCTTCCGCGCTGATTCACCGGGCGAGATTCCTCTTGAAATCGAGAACCCTCTCAGCCAAGCAAAACTGCTCAGCGCAATTGTGGTGCACTAG
- a CDS encoding RNA-binding protein: protein MKKLYVGNLSFSTTESDLREMFAAFGAVATASLVTDRDTGRSRGFGFVEMTNDTEAAAAIAALNGKDSGGRPLTVNEARPKKSGGGGRY from the coding sequence ATGAAAAAACTTTATGTTGGCAATCTCTCGTTTTCCACGACAGAGAGCGATCTGCGCGAAATGTTCGCAGCCTTTGGCGCGGTGGCAACCGCTTCGCTGGTGACTGATCGGGACACCGGCCGCTCGCGCGGATTCGGCTTTGTCGAAATGACCAACGACACCGAGGCAGCCGCCGCCATTGCAGCATTGAACGGCAAGGATTCGGGCGGACGTCCGCTCACGGTCAACGAGGCGCGGCCCAAGAAGAGCGGCGGTGGCGGTCGCTACTGA
- a CDS encoding AbrB/MazE/SpoVT family DNA-binding domain-containing protein has translation MRTDLVRIGNSRGVRIPKPLIEQCGLGETVDLRVENDCLVISPERRPRQGWEEAFRAAGRAVHDELLLETGPNEFDRKEWKW, from the coding sequence ATGAGGACCGACCTTGTCCGCATCGGCAATTCCCGCGGCGTTCGCATTCCCAAGCCCCTCATCGAGCAATGCGGGTTGGGCGAGACCGTCGACTTACGAGTCGAGAATGATTGCCTGGTGATTTCTCCGGAACGTCGGCCGCGTCAAGGATGGGAGGAAGCGTTCCGTGCCGCTGGACGGGCTGTACACGACGAACTCCTTCTGGAGACCGGACCCAATGAGTTCGACCGCAAGGAATGGAAATGGTGA
- a CDS encoding type II toxin-antitoxin system PemK/MazF family toxin gives MVSQPPRRDEVWLVSLDPTQGVEIQKTRPCIVVSPDEMNRHLQTVMIAPMTTVTRPYPTRVPVRFHGKRGQVALDQLRAVDRQRLVRKLGTVSTSTAQRATTTLLEMFTRL, from the coding sequence ATGGTGAGTCAACCGCCACGCCGGGACGAAGTCTGGCTGGTGTCGCTCGATCCGACCCAGGGTGTTGAGATTCAGAAGACGCGCCCTTGCATAGTGGTCTCGCCGGATGAAATGAACCGGCATCTGCAGACGGTTATGATTGCTCCCATGACCACCGTCACGCGCCCCTACCCCACACGAGTGCCGGTACGGTTTCATGGAAAACGTGGACAGGTGGCTCTGGACCAACTCCGCGCCGTAGACCGGCAGCGACTTGTGCGAAAGCTCGGAACCGTCTCGACCAGTACCGCGCAGCGGGCCACCACCACGCTGCTGGAAATGTTCACCCGCTTGTAA
- a CDS encoding B12-binding domain-containing radical SAM protein, with protein MKVHLVNPSDVSFGTAVITPRWLYVLAAATPKCYGDPAIVDETLVQVDPASIQPGDVVGIGVHTANALRGYEIGRMARDRGAYVVFGGIHATLYPEEAAELGGAHAVVQGDGDQAWPIVLGDCSRGAPQPTYAGGRIQASQFSPARWDLLPRNRYMWASVQTVRGCPKHCSFCSVWRTDGQRPRQRSSDAVIEEIVELRRLGFRFIALADDNFYPVTLGDLRLAAQQNNSARLHELESLRAERFELMSRLAKLPDVRFFTQITMEAAEDPEFLDAMRAAHIIGALVGVESVTPEGLKDVYKDFNLAGEHLVERLQTFRRHGVHVLGSFIFGLPSDNPATFMATEDVAERAEITFAQFVMLTPFPGTVDFIKWEKTLGDTPETIAGIPITRRWLIPTALRPKLYWPHPVMSAEEIRRQTQAVWDKFYTWRSIWKRSRFIKSQKGRVAFLLISRIYRHMYADTGIATDSARKSSSARWARWLAKPCRLLFAGRPLPHLQVPQADKEMLPVAAD; from the coding sequence ATGAAGGTCCACCTTGTAAACCCCAGTGATGTGTCGTTCGGAACAGCCGTCATTACTCCGCGATGGCTGTATGTTCTGGCCGCTGCAACCCCGAAGTGTTATGGAGACCCGGCGATCGTGGACGAGACCCTCGTCCAGGTTGATCCGGCCAGCATTCAACCCGGCGACGTGGTTGGCATCGGCGTGCATACCGCGAACGCGCTGCGCGGTTACGAGATTGGGAGAATGGCCCGTGACCGCGGCGCCTACGTGGTCTTCGGCGGAATTCACGCGACGTTATATCCGGAAGAGGCCGCCGAGCTCGGCGGCGCCCACGCCGTTGTCCAGGGCGATGGCGATCAGGCTTGGCCCATTGTTCTCGGAGATTGCAGCCGCGGCGCTCCCCAGCCGACCTATGCCGGCGGCCGCATCCAGGCGAGCCAGTTTTCTCCCGCACGCTGGGACTTGCTGCCGCGGAACCGGTACATGTGGGCTTCGGTGCAAACCGTTCGAGGCTGTCCCAAGCATTGTTCCTTCTGTTCCGTCTGGCGCACCGACGGCCAGCGCCCCCGCCAGCGTTCTTCCGATGCCGTGATCGAGGAAATTGTCGAATTGCGCCGGCTGGGCTTCCGCTTCATCGCGCTCGCCGACGACAACTTTTATCCGGTAACCCTCGGTGACCTGCGCCTGGCCGCGCAACAGAACAACTCAGCCCGTCTGCATGAACTGGAATCGCTGCGCGCGGAACGCTTCGAACTCATGTCGCGTTTGGCGAAGCTGCCTGACGTGCGCTTCTTCACTCAGATCACCATGGAAGCCGCGGAAGATCCGGAGTTTCTCGACGCCATGCGGGCAGCGCACATAATAGGCGCTTTGGTGGGGGTGGAATCGGTCACCCCCGAAGGTCTCAAAGACGTTTACAAGGATTTCAATCTGGCGGGTGAACACCTGGTGGAGCGTCTTCAGACCTTCCGGCGCCACGGTGTCCATGTGCTCGGATCGTTCATCTTTGGCTTGCCCAGCGACAATCCCGCCACGTTCATGGCCACCGAGGATGTAGCCGAGCGGGCCGAAATCACATTTGCGCAGTTTGTGATGCTCACGCCCTTTCCCGGCACCGTGGACTTTATTAAATGGGAAAAGACTCTGGGAGACACGCCCGAAACCATTGCGGGCATACCGATCACCCGACGGTGGCTCATCCCCACTGCTCTTCGTCCCAAGCTTTACTGGCCGCACCCGGTGATGTCGGCAGAGGAGATCCGCCGCCAGACCCAGGCCGTGTGGGACAAGTTTTATACGTGGCGCTCCATCTGGAAACGCTCCCGGTTTATCAAGTCGCAGAAGGGGCGCGTGGCGTTTCTGCTCATTTCCAGGATCTACCGGCACATGTACGCCGATACCGGCATTGCGACCGACAGCGCGAGGAAATCTTCGTCGGCGCGATGGGCACGCTGGCTGGCGAAGCCCTGTCGGCTCCTGTTCGCCGGCCGCCCCCTGCCGCACCTGCAAGTTCCCCAGGCAGACAAGGAGATGCTACCCGTTGCCGCAGATTGA